One window of Pectobacterium carotovorum genomic DNA carries:
- a CDS encoding ABC transporter ATP-binding protein encodes MSFIEIDNIWQEYGDHVVLERLNLNVEEGEFCTMVGASGCGKSTFLRLLLGQETPSRGEVRLEGKRLPAEPDASRGVVFQRYSVFPHLTVLENVVIGLEIPRSPWLGRLFGQRKQAARDNAARMLERVGLGHSMHKYPNQLSGGMQQRLAIAQAFIVQPRILLLDEPFGALDPGIRGDMHTLLLELWRETRLTVFMVTHDLPEGFHLGTRLLVFDKVRVDPHAPEAYGARITYDIPLNQERLATRQRALTLVPPVVSAATSPI; translated from the coding sequence ATGAGTTTTATCGAGATCGATAATATCTGGCAGGAATACGGCGACCACGTCGTGCTGGAACGGCTCAACCTGAACGTTGAGGAAGGGGAGTTTTGCACGATGGTTGGGGCATCCGGCTGCGGTAAATCCACCTTTCTGCGCCTGCTGCTGGGGCAAGAAACGCCCAGCCGCGGTGAAGTGCGGCTCGAAGGGAAGCGGCTGCCCGCTGAACCGGATGCCAGTCGCGGTGTGGTGTTTCAGCGGTATTCGGTTTTCCCACATTTGACCGTGCTGGAAAACGTGGTGATTGGGCTGGAGATCCCGCGTTCCCCTTGGCTCGGCAGGTTGTTTGGACAGCGCAAACAGGCGGCGCGAGACAATGCCGCGCGGATGCTGGAGCGCGTCGGGCTGGGACATTCCATGCACAAATACCCCAACCAACTTTCTGGCGGCATGCAGCAACGGCTTGCGATTGCGCAGGCGTTTATTGTCCAGCCGCGCATCCTGCTGCTCGATGAACCCTTTGGGGCGCTGGACCCAGGTATTCGCGGCGATATGCACACGCTGCTGCTGGAGCTGTGGCGAGAAACCCGCTTAACGGTCTTTATGGTCACCCACGATTTGCCGGAAGGTTTCCATCTCGGCACGCGTTTGCTGGTGTTCGACAAAGTGCGAGTCGACCCGCATGCGCCGGAAGCCTATGGCGCACGTATTACCTATGACATCCCGCTTAATCAGGAGCGTCTCGCTACGCGCCAGCGTGCGCTGACGCTAGTGCCTCCTGTAGTCAGCGCGGCGACATCCCCTATTTGA
- a CDS encoding urea carboxylase-associated family protein — protein sequence MTAIQTSTNTSTGRTTFDEEIVPGGGHTSFILKRGQILRIEDVEGGGNVGLLLFNAHQPSERLNLPDTLKGQHTAKLTAGHCLYSDMGRVLAAIITDTCGWHDSFGGVLNAQEVQEKYGQGRYQELRNGFFRNGMDNLLVEMGKWNLNLQDLLMTINLFSKITVDAQGQFHFHTNHSQAGNYIELYAPMDTLVVLTALQHPMDPNPTYAPRPIALTWSRAEGEDVAAYCRAFREENARAFHNTERFCL from the coding sequence ATGACAGCGATACAGACATCGACAAACACATCGACAGGCCGAACAACGTTTGATGAAGAAATCGTGCCGGGCGGAGGACATACCTCTTTCATTCTCAAGCGTGGACAGATTCTGCGTATCGAAGATGTGGAAGGCGGCGGCAATGTTGGCCTGCTGCTGTTTAACGCGCACCAGCCCAGCGAACGCCTGAACCTGCCGGATACCCTGAAAGGGCAACATACCGCCAAATTAACGGCTGGGCACTGTCTCTATTCCGATATGGGACGCGTGCTGGCGGCAATCATTACCGACACCTGCGGCTGGCACGACAGCTTCGGCGGCGTGCTCAATGCGCAGGAAGTGCAGGAGAAATACGGGCAGGGGCGTTATCAGGAATTGCGCAACGGTTTTTTCCGTAATGGCATGGATAACCTGCTGGTCGAGATGGGGAAATGGAATCTCAATCTGCAAGATCTGCTGATGACCATCAACCTGTTCAGCAAAATCACCGTGGATGCGCAAGGGCAATTCCATTTTCATACTAATCATTCTCAGGCGGGAAACTACATCGAGCTGTATGCGCCGATGGATACGCTGGTGGTGCTGACCGCCTTGCAACACCCGATGGATCCTAACCCGACCTATGCGCCGCGCCCGATTGCGCTCACATGGAGTCGGGCGGAAGGCGAGGATGTCGCTGCGTACTGCCGTGCGTTCCGTGAGGAAAATGCACGCGCGTTTCACAATACCGAACGCTTTTGCCTGT